CTTCTTTACCGGCGAATATATCCCCTCAAACCAGATATACCAGCTCTTCCCCTCATCGGTCGACTGCTCTATCAACTGTCTCACCTTCCCTTCCTCCATCGGTGTAAATGACATCCGCGACCGCTCCCTGCTCCCGTCCGGCGCATAGTTATACCCCTCGAACTTCATCGACCCTTCCTCCATCCCGCCAACATAATGTATTACATTCCCCCGCGAATCGACCCAGTTTTGCACCCATTTCCCCACCGAGGGGTCATAATAATTGACGCTCTTCCCCGTGCCGCCGCTGACAGATTCCCAGTTTTCAATCAAGAGACACCCGTCAAGCGTTTTTTCAATCCGATTATGTCCCGCCACTCCCCCACTCGTCGTTCTCACTTCCCAGTCACCGACCCAGAAATCAAATACCCGGCACTGCGGATTGTACTCGCACGGGCTCATGGCGCTGTCCGCCCGATGCAGAAGTTGCTCATATTCCTTATGCGCCCGCACTGCCGCCAGGTCGCTGTCATTCTTGAGATAATTGGCTGTCGGATATCCCCCGTCTATAACCCGGTAGAGCATTTCTATTGCTTTAGAGGTATCCTTCCTTACCGAATATATGCAGGCCATATTGTACTGTGAAATCAAGGGAGATCTCCCGTGCTGCGCCGCCTTTTCATATGCCTCCAGCGCTCTCTCCCAGTCTCCCGCATAATGCGATGCAACCGCCAGCCCGTACCATCCGTTCCCGTTCGCTGAATCTTGTTCCGTGACAGCCTCATACAAACTCGCCGCTCTTTCCCACTCCTTCAGCGCGAAAACCGAGTCCGCCGCCTGAAGCAGGCTCGCAACATCTTTCGCTTCAGCCTTCATTCCCCAACCACCCAACATCACAATAACCGCCATCGACATAACACCTTCTTTAACCCTCTTCATTTACACCTCCTTTTTCAAATTTATACGGATTATACAGCGCCCCCAGCTCGGTTTTAAATCGAGCAAAGTCTAGTACAATGAAGTTATTATCACCTTGGGGCGCTTGCTCAAATCGGCGTTCTCGCTGGAAGCAAAACTGGCCCAAGCGTCGAGTTCCCAAGGGTTAGGCACCCCGGCCCAAAAAAACAGTGCTGGCATATGATATTCGAGGTCTTCATAAATACTGGTCAGATCAATTGAGATTTCTGAGCCAGCAGATGGTTCAAAGTACGAAAAGTGCTGATCTGCATCTGCAGGTTGCGTACTCCAAGTCAGTGTACTTTCGGCCCAATCGGATTCCGTGAATTTATACCAAACCCTGGTGTCCCCGCCAAAGCAATATAGCAAAAATTCCGCTGAAATAAAGGCATCGGATTTCTGTCTAAACGGCAATTTGACATAGAACCGCTCGATTTCGCAGTAGCGATAATAAAAATAATGGTCATCAGGATAAGGATATTCAATCCAGCTACTTCCATAAATGTCGAGTCTTTCAGCATAAGGATAAGAAGTAGCCACTCCCCCAAGACCGCCACAATCATCTCGAAATCCCTGCAGGTGAGCTTCCAATGTCACATCTTCCTCCACATACAGCGTCTCTTTCACCGCCCGAAGCATCTTAATGTCATATATCTTCAGGCTCTGAGTTATGGAAATGGTATCCGGCGCAAAGAAATATTGAGGATGCGTGCAGGTTATCCCCTGAAACCCCAGCTGCACATTTCGGAACTGATAATGTCCGTTCAAATCAGATGTGTCTTTCAATCCTGCTATAGATATTTCCGCGCCTGCAACTAATCCGTAATATTGATTTGACACCGTCCCGATCAGGTTTACCAGATTGTCCATAACTACATCTACCCTGGTCGGCGCCATTGTAACCTCGATTTCTTCTGTATGGTCGAAATAATCTTGATGTGTACAACTCAAGCTCTGGTGACCAAGCGGTACTTCCTTTAACTCATATCCTCCCCACTGCCCGGATGTATCACCCAATCCCGCAACCGAAACCACCGCTCCCGAAAGCGGCCGCCCTGAATCGCCATAGACGATTCCAAACAGGTTGGCCGCCGGATACAGGTAGATATTGAATTCAAATGGAACTGAAGGGATATTAATTGTGACCACGAATCGATAATGCTCCGGATGGTAGCAGGATAATTCTCTATTTCCCGTTGGTACATTCGGCAACTGGTAGCCCCCGTCAACCTGCGTCGTGTCCACTATCCCACCAGCTTCAACTATCGCACCGCCGAGTGGCTGCATCAAATGGTCATATACTTTCCCGAATAACCTCACCGCCGGCACCAGCGGCACATTATAAATTAGATCTCTTTTGACTGTGATATTGTCATGGTAATACCCGAAACTGTCGCACATCACCGATATCGGATACACCCCCTCCACCACTTCCGCAAACAGATACTTCCCCGCGCTATCTGTCACCGTGCTGTCCTGCCCCAATATCACTCTGGCATTTATGACCGGAATCGACGTCTGCACCCGCACCACTGTTCCCGACACCGACCACTTCCGAATTTCCTTCTCCCCCTCCGTCCCCTTATCCCCGCAACCGTGGAGTAATAACACCCCCATGGTCACTGCAGATAGGACTCGTGCTCGCATA
The Candidatus Zixiibacteriota bacterium DNA segment above includes these coding regions:
- a CDS encoding tetratricopeptide repeat protein, which translates into the protein MKRVKEGVMSMAVIVMLGGWGMKAEAKDVASLLQAADSVFALKEWERAASLYEAVTEQDSANGNGWYGLAVASHYAGDWERALEAYEKAAQHGRSPLISQYNMACIYSVRKDTSKAIEMLYRVIDGGYPTANYLKNDSDLAAVRAHKEYEQLLHRADSAMSPCEYNPQCRVFDFWVGDWEVRTTSGGVAGHNRIEKTLDGCLLIENWESVSGGTGKSVNYYDPSVGKWVQNWVDSRGNVIHYVGGMEEGSMKFEGYNYAPDGSRERSRMSFTPMEEGKVRQLIEQSTDEGKSWYIWFEGIYSPVKK
- a CDS encoding DNRLRE domain-containing protein, translating into MSGTVVRVQTSIPVINARVILGQDSTVTDSAGKYLFAEVVEGVYPISVMCDSFGYYHDNITVKRDLIYNVPLVPAVRLFGKVYDHLMQPLGGAIVEAGGIVDTTQVDGGYQLPNVPTGNRELSCYHPEHYRFVVTINIPSVPFEFNIYLYPAANLFGIVYGDSGRPLSGAVVSVAGLGDTSGQWGGYELKEVPLGHQSLSCTHQDYFDHTEEIEVTMAPTRVDVVMDNLVNLIGTVSNQYYGLVAGAEISIAGLKDTSDLNGHYQFRNVQLGFQGITCTHPQYFFAPDTISITQSLKIYDIKMLRAVKETLYVEEDVTLEAHLQGFRDDCGGLGGVATSYPYAERLDIYGSSWIEYPYPDDHYFYYRYCEIERFYVKLPFRQKSDAFISAEFLLYCFGGDTRVWYKFTESDWAESTLTWSTQPADADQHFSYFEPSAGSEISIDLTSIYEDLEYHMPALFFWAGVPNPWELDAWASFASSENADLSKRPKVIITSLY